In Sphaeramia orbicularis chromosome 12, fSphaOr1.1, whole genome shotgun sequence, the following proteins share a genomic window:
- the ifrd1 gene encoding interferon-related developmental regulator 1, which translates to MPRTKKKNRGAQHGNVQPFSDEDASIETLSHCSSFSDATSVADEGGEASEDAAQEDFQYKLKGFIDSTVDKSAKTRQGALDGLKTAMATRILYEFISERRMTITDSIERCLKKGKGEEQRAAASLACLLCIQLGSGIESEEVLKTLKPIFRNILADGSANIQARQAVATSLGLCTLVAEDDILDVHATMECFENLFTRSYARADGTCPSVSPQTSQLHTNALLSWALLLTICTASQVKDILRKHLPKLPRLLESEDVNMRIAAGETIALLFELARDMDAEFEFDSWDELCDKLNALATDCNKHRAKTDKRKQRSVFRDVLKAVEEGDFQSETIRFGTERMTIDSWVRKRTYDAFREFVGSGMNYHLQANEFIRDVFELGPPMLVDSATMKAMKISRFERHLHNSAAFKARTKARSKFRDKRVDVGEF; encoded by the exons ATGCCAAGGACCAAGAAGAAGAACAGGG GGGCACAGCATGGAAATGTGCAGCCTTTCAGTGATGAGGATGCCTCCATTGAGACCCTCAGTCATTGCAGCAGCTTCAGTGATGCCACCAGTGTAGCAGATGAAG GTGGAGAGGCCAGTGAGGACGCAGCCCAGGAAGATTTCCAGTACAAGTTGAAAGGGTTTATAGACAGCACGGTGGACAAGAG TGCCAAGACCAGACAAGGGGCACTGGATGGGCTTAAGACTGCTATGGCCACACGGATCTTGTACGAATTTATCTCGGAGAGAAGGATGACCATCACAGACAGCATTGAACGTTGTCTCAAGAAAG GTAAAGGAGAGGAGCAGCGGGCGGCTGCTTCTTTAGCATGTCTGCTGTGTATCCAGCTGGGCTCAGGCATCGAGAGTGAGGAGGTGTTGAAGACCCTTAAACCCATCTTCAGAAACATCCTGGCAGATGGATCGGCCAATATCCAAGCCAGACAGGCA GTAGCGACAAGCTTGGGTCTCTGTACTTTAGTGGCAGAAGATGACATTTTG GACGTGCATGCCACCATGGAGTGTTTTGAAAACCTGTTCACCCGTTCCTATGCGAGGGCGGATGGTACGTGTCCTTCAGTCAGTCCACAGACAAGCCAGCTCCACACCAACGCTCTGCTGTCCTGGGCACTGTTACTCACCATCTGCACCGCCAGCCAGGTTAAAGATATCCTCCGCAA GCACCTGCCCAAACTGCCTAGATTGTTAGAGAGTGAAGATGTCAACATGAGAATTGCTGCAGGGGAGACCATTGCCCTGCTCTTTGAACTGGCCAGAGACATGGATGCT GAGTTTGAGTTTGACAGCTGGGATGAATTGTGCGATAAACTGAACGCCCTGGCCACAGACTGTAATAAGCACAGAGCCAAAACTGACAAGAGGAAGCAACGGTCCGTTTTTAGAGATGTCCTGAAGGCAGTTGAG GAAGGGGACTTCCAGTCTGAGACCATTCGCTTTGGGACAGAGCGTATGACCATTGATAGCTGGGTCAGAAAGAGGACATATGACGCCTTTAGAGAGTTTGTAGGCTCTGGGATGAACTACCACCTCCAG GCAAATGAATTCATCAGAGACGTGTTTGAACTGGGACCACCTATGCTGGTTGACTCTGCAACAATGAAGGCCATGAAAATCTCTCGCTTTGAAAGG CATCTTCACAACTCTGCTGCATTCAAAGCTCGGACCAAGGCCAGAAGCAAGTTCAGAGACAAGAGGGTGGATGTGGGAGAATTTTAA